The sequence GGATTAGGGACAGGCAGCACACTCCCCTGGGGTCAGGCTTTGGGGTGACCAGGGCTTGCTGTGCAGTGCCAAAACATATTAGCTCTACTTTTTCCCAAACATGGGGTGCTTTTTGTCCAAACAGTTCTTACAGACGTTGGGGTCTTTGTCTCCAGGCCACGGAGGAGTATGGCAGCAACTTGCTGCATTGGTGGCTTGCTCTCGTATGTGTGTGCCAAAAATTGCTCCCGCTTCTCTTGCAGGACCCTCCATGAGCAAGATCTTTGGTCTCATCTTGTACTTGTCACTGCTCCTTCAAGCACAGATGCCAGCCTGCTGATAGGAAGGAGGAGATGGCTGCTTTCTGCTCGGCCTGTCCTATGGCacctctggctgctgcaaaagcCCAGAGCAGATGTATCTGTGCTCACTGCCCACTGTGCTGTCTGTTCTGGTTGATCGCTGGCCTCAGAGGACTGTGGCTTTCCACAGATATTAACAAGCTGGCATAGACCAAAATGCCATGGTTTGACCCTGACGCAATCCCCCATCCCCTGTGCCTGATGGCACGGTTTAGCAGAGCCATGAGCCCAAGCACAGTTGGAGCAAAGTCCAGGGCTGTGCAGCTTCTTGTAGCTGCCAAGGGAGAAGGGCAAATTAGAAGGCAACCTGCACAGAGGTTTCACAGCACAGAGGTGGGGCTGAGGGCTGGGAGAAGTCCCATGTATCTGTCACCCTTGGGCAGTCCCTGCAGAGCTTACAAAAGAGTCAGAAGCCAGCTAAGAGCAGAGCAGGGAAGGCAGTGCTGCCAGTGCTGCCTCGTCGCTGTCCCTGTGCTGATCCTCCTGTCCGGTAAGAGATGCTTTTGATGCTTTTTGACAGACAGGCATGGAGTCTGGGTTGGCAGCTTGGGGCTTCTGCCCTGAGCAGAGATGAGCCCTTGCCAACAGTGAGGGATAGAAAGAGCTTTATTACAATTACTGCAAACGTACTATCAGTTTTAGAAGGTTAAAACCATTTTGGCTGCAAAACTTGGCCATGCTGGCAGCCAGCAGTGTGCTACCAAGCCACCCTGTCTGTGCCTCCTGCTGCTGAGGAGAGCCTTTTCCGAACCAGTcccacagcccagcaccagcaaCATACCAGCAACACAGTGCTCCTGGCCCTGGGGTCCCACAAGCAAGCCGTAGCTATGGGGACACTGTGCTGACATGCCCAGCCCaggggcacggggacatgggtgaagCCACCGGAGCAGTCGGTGCCACATGTGCCCTCAAGTATAAGAATGAACAGGGTTGGGCTGATCCTGATAATCCCAGCGATAAAAGTTCAGGGCAGTGTCTGTGTACCCAACATGCATGCCACAGAGACCAGCTGCATGTCTGCCTTTCCTGcaaccctgtgtccccacacaggGGTTCCAGCTGAGGTGCCTGGGATGGCTCCTTAAGCTGTCCCAGGCTGTGGCAAGAGCTGGCCAGGAGCCAGCAGCGCCGGCTTCCTTTCTCCAGCCCTGGGGGAGGAGTGATGGGGTGGGAGGCCCTGCTCACGGCCGCCATACGCCCTAAAGCCAGGCCACCATCTGCGTCACAGATCAGGGCAACCCGGAAGAGACCCTACCCACTGCTGGCCACGGCTACAGGTCAGTGAGGGCTCCCCGCAGGCTGCCAGCATGCCGCAGACACCGGGGCGGTACGACAGACACCTCACTGGTGAAGGGAGAGGGCAAAGCGCAGGTGGAGGGGCTGTCACTCACCCGGGAGGGAGCCATCAGTCCCCAGGGCAGGGCACAGCACCCTGGCACACCTCCATTGCTGGCATTTGGTGTGGGATGGGAGATTTCAAGGCTCCTGGCACTCAGTAGCGTTTCTCCCTGAGACAACGCTGCGGTGGTGCAAAACCCCAGCACAAGTCTGCTGGGGTAAGAAAACCAGTTGCTTTGCAGCCCCAAACTTTTCGGGGGGTGTCTCTCAGCTTTGGGGCCTCTTTGGTGCACAGGGCCAAAATTTTGCTTACTGCCCCCCTCAGCCCCACTCTCTGACGCTGTCGCCAGGCAGAGACGCAGCAGTGGAGGGCACCATGGCGAAGAGGGTGGCCATCATcggagcaggcagcagcgggCTGTGCGCCATCAAAGCCTGCCTGCAAGAGGGGCTGGAGCCTGTCTGCTTTGAGAGGACCGGGGACATTGGAGGGCTCTGGAGGTTTGAGGTAATCCCTGCAAGCCACACGTCCTGCCGGGGACCGTGGCAGCCGGGGATCAGTGTGGGTGGCCAGCAGGGTGGCACACAACTGGCCATGGCAGGgtcctgggctgggggggcgctgAGGGCTGGGGCTCCACACAAAGAGCTGCCACAGCAGCATCAGCCATCCCTCCACATGGCTGACCCTGTGCCAGCGCTGAGCCGTGCCCCGCTCCCGCAGGAGCACTCCGAGGAGGGCCGTGCCAGCATCTACCGCTCCGTCATCATCAACACCTCCAAGGAGATGATGTGCTTCAGCGACTTCCCCATCCCCGAGGACTTCCCCAACTACATGCACAACTCCAAGATCATGGAGTATTTCCGCATGTACGCCCAGCACTTCCACCTGCTCCGCCACATCCGCTTCAGGGTGAGtgatgggggaactggggagcggTGGGGCTGAGGGGCACAGGGTACCTGACGCCTGCTGTCCCCGTGCCCAGACCAGCGTGTGCCGCGTTTCCAAATGCCCCGACTTTGCCACCACGGGCCAGTGGGAGGTGGTGACAGAGAGCGAGGGGAAGCAGGAGGCGGCCGTCTTCGATGCCGTGCTGGTGTGCACCGGGCACCACTGCGAGGCACATCTCCCGCTGAGCTCCTTCCCAGGTACAGCCCCACACCCCTGTGCAAGGAGAGACCCCAGAAAGCTCAGCCATGGGAACCCTGTTCTCCCTAATTCTCTTTCTCCTGGCATCAGTGTTTCCCTGCTTTGCTTTGACTTTGTGAGCACTTCCAAGCTCCCCAGGAGGGGGCTGGCAgggtcaaagagggtccccacttCAATTTTTGTGGCAGTGACCCTCCAGCCTGGCACCAGGAAGCCAAGCATCCCTCCGCCCCACCCACAGGCATCAAGACGTTCAAGGGCCGTTACCTCCACAGCAGGGACTACAAAGACGCCCAAGATTTTACAGACAAGAGGGTCGTTGTGATTGGGATCGGGAATTCAGGCTCAGACCTGGCTGTGGAGATCAGCCAAACAGCCAAGCAGGTGAGCAGCAGGGGCAGAATGCCGGTGGGAAAGTCAGCCCACCGTGCACACTACTGGCTCCACCAGGACACCAGGACCAAGGCAGTGGCATGGCCACCACTCTGTCCTGGCACTTGCTGCATTTGACAGTGCCTGCACCCATGAAGGGGAGCAATCCCAGGGTGAGGACATTTCCCCCCTGGGCAGCCCTCCAGGACCATCACCACCTTCAGGAGGTGACGCTTCCCTCCCTGCTCAGGTCTTCCTTAGCACCCGCCGCGGCGCATGGATCTTCAACCGTGTTGGAGATCGGGGCTACCCCATGGACATCATCTTCCTCACCCGACTCAATATGGTTCTGAAGCAGCTGCTGGGCCTGTCCGTGGCAAGCAAGTTTGCAGAGAATCAGCTGAATGCAAGATTCGACCACTCACACTATGGCGTGAAGCCAAAACACAGGTGCCAGCAAAAGCTCCCCCTGCTCAggagggacccccttgttccaCCCGTGTCCAGCCCTGCTCAACCACTTCCACGCTCCCTGTgcctcagccccagccctggaaACCCAGTTAATAGCTGTGGTGTGCCAAGGCAATGCTCGAGGGAGCCACCACTGCCCCTTCTAGGGACTCTTGGTGGCACCAGCACAGTAGCAgctgctgagcatccctggggagtCAGCCACACTGGTGATGAGCATCCTTGGGGCTGAGGATCCCTGGGGATGAGCATCCTTGGAACAGGAAGCAGTGGCCAGAGCAGGATGTATAGCAGAGACgccccaccccagcaccctgaTGGCTCCTTCTGCCTTCCAGGATCTTTGAGCAGCACCCGACTGTCAACGATGACCTGCCAAACCGCATCATTTCGGGCAGGGTGCTGGTGAAGCCAAACATTCAAGAGTTCACAGAGACGTCTGCCATCTTTGAGGATGGCACCAAGGAAGACATTGACACTGTGGTCTTTGCCACAGGATacagcttctccttccccttcctggAGGGCTGTGTGAAGGTGGTGGAGAACCAGATCCCCCTCTACAAATTCATGTTCCCTCCTGACTTGGAGAAGCCGACATTGGCTTTCATCGGCTTCATCCAGCCCCTGGGTGCCATCATGCCCATCTCCGAGCTCCAGTGTCGCTGGGCCACCCGTGTCTTCAAGGGTAAGCAAGGCAAACCTCCCCCtgtggctgcagcatgagcctgcacccctggagccagggcagatgCTGCCCAGGTGTGTTTGGGAGGGAGCAGCCAGCTGTGCCATCCTGGTTGCAGGCGATGGCATGACCAGTTTGCAGCCATTGTGGTGAGCTGGGCTTTTGCCTGAGCAGTGCAGGGACACTCATACCCTGAGCCTCATGGGCTCTTCTGTCCCATCCTGAGGAGCCTGGACATGCTTCAGGTGCCCCGTTGCCCATCATAGCAGTGCTGGCAGGGGCACAGCACCCAGGCAACAGTAGCACTGTAATGTTGCCAGCGGGGTGCAGCACCCCCACACTGTGTCTCGTCCTACGTAGGGCTGAACACGCTGCCCCCACGGCAGGACATGGAGGCTGACATCAGACAGAAGAGGGACGCAATGGCAAAGCAGTAAGACTCACCTCGGGAACAGGGAAGGGGCTGGTTTGGACATAGCTGTTTGTGGGCACCTGTCCTGTCCTGTGGCTGTGTCCTGGCACATTTggtcatgcccacagacagcagggATGTGCCTGACTGCACCGCTCCCACCCCACTGTCGTTACCCGTGGCGGTCCATCCTGGACTGCCTTGCTACTGCGTGGGGCATCTGCTGGTTCTGCTTCCAGTACCAAcctgccctccctgcccgcaGGTACGTGAGGAGCCAGCGGCACACCATCCAGGTGGATTACATCCCCTACATGGATGAGCTCGCCTGTCAGGTGGGCGTCAAGCCCAACCTGCTCGCCCTCTTCCTCACCGACCCCAAGCTGGCGCTGGAGGTGgcctttgggccctgcacaccgTACCAGTACCGCCTGCGGGGCCCAGGCCGGTGGGCTGGTGCCAGGGAGGCCATCCTCACCCAGCACCAGCGCATTATCAAACCCCTGCAGACACGGCACGTGGAGGAGCAAGCATCATCCCCAGCTGTGCCCATCATCTTCAAGCTGGTCGGGGCCGTGGCCATCCTTGCCATCATTTTTGCTTACCTGTAGGTGCCCTACAAGTGTAGGAAGGGAGGCTTTATGATGTGCTGGGGGAGCTGACTGGCCACCTATTGCCCCGCAACAGCCTGTGCACCCCAGCACTGGCAGGAACCCTCCTcctgcctggcacagccctgccacaGCCACACCACAAGCTCAGGGTGTGCAGAGCCTCCTTGGCTGCCAAAATAATGCCCCAGCGCCCACTCTGCACCTCCTGCACAGGGAGCTGCCACCAGGGATGGACAAGAAAACCTGCTCTTGCACAGGGTAAAACCCAGTCCCTTTCAACCCAGCGGGGACGCACCAGGTTTCCTGTCACCTGTAACCCAGATGAGCCACCGCTGGCTACACTCACACCAGAGCTAAGTAGCAGAGGCACAGCAGACAAGCTAACTGGATAAAAGTGTGTTAAACGGAGCCAGGTGTGTGTCTGGTTACTGAACCAAGCCCGTCTCACTGTGTGCTGGGGGAATGCGCATGGGTTTGAGGCCAGGGTCGTGCCAGCGGCACAGCTCCAGCTCCGCAGCAGCATGGGCTGCATGCAGACCTGCATgcacagacatgcacacacatacaggtAGCCACAGCAAAACAGCCTTGCCCAGGTGCTCACAGGAGCACAGCCCAGTCCCACCTTATGCAGCCCCTCCAGAGGATGGCTGATGGGGATTGAGGACCCAGAGTGGTGACAAGGGATCTTGGCCACCACATGCTGGTGCTGGCACAGCTGCTGGCCACCAATGCCTCAAGGGTCCCCATAGTTTTGCTTCCCATGCCACAACCTCCCAAAATCAGGAGTGTGGCCACATCTCAGCCCCCGTGCCCAAGAACCTAAAGAGCCCCTTGGGGAGGGCAGGCGCAGGCAGGAGGCGTGGCACAGCAGCAAGGGGAACCTGTATATCATGGCTGGAAGAAACAATCTTGTGACAGCCCAGCTGACGTCAGTCGCCCACAGGAAGCACAAGGACAGCCATCCCTGACTGAGCAGCACCACACGTCCCCTGGGTGTGACCCACCAGGCTCTGCACCCCCCCGAGGGTGTGTTACCCCTGGCCAAAGcttccccagcatccctgccacCACCCCTCCACGGGACATGGCTGCCCTGAGAGTAGCCATCATCGGGGCTGGTGCCTCTGGCCTCTGTGccctgaaaagctgcctggatgAGGGGCTGGTACCCACCTGCTTCGAGAGgagtggggacatcggggggctcTGGCGCTTTGAGGTAAGACCCGTGCTGTGCCAGCCTGCCTCGCGACAGCAGCACGGATGGTTCTGGGATGGGTCGTTAGCAGCTAATGAAGCACCGCTCCCTTGTTTTGCATGCCTGTGCAGGTAGGTTTCCAAGGAAaaccagaggaaagaaaaacagctgcagcagctggaggtcTCCATGGTTCCAGGTGGTGCTCTGGCCACATAGGACCCATCTCTTTCCCACCAGCAGCAGAAAGGACCCTCCCCAAGGACTTGCACCCCCAGCTCAGCCTGCCCCTTCCCATCCTTCATCCATCCCTTCCCTGCTGCTTTGATCCTGGTCCCCTCTAGCCCTTTCCTACCCATCCCAGTCCTGTCTGACCCTGATGGctgtcctggtccccatcctgaccAGCCCTTTTCTGGAAGTCATGGTTGCTCCTCTCTCTGCTTCTGTGCTGCTTGCCCACACAGAGGCACCCAGCGCTGCCTTGGCTTTCCCTGCCTCGAGGCAAGTCCTGGCATTTGCTTCTGCCCCCACCTAACGAAGCTGCTGACTTTTCCTCCCAGGGAACCACTGACAAGAAGACAAGCATTCCCACCATGCCCTGATACGCAGGTGGGAGAGCCCAAGGGGACACACAATGCACCTTGCCAGCGTGGGGTTTGGGGTGGCTCGGTTACAGTTCACTGGTTCTGCCCACGTGGGTCAGAATTGGGGTTGGTGGAGCAGAACCAAGGCAGCAGCGCCCAGCTGCCACAGCAGAGACCCAGTGAGCAGGAGCGGTCACTCAGCTGGAAGTGCCCGAGCTGGTTCAGCAGCCAGCGAGACCTGACGAGGCAACCAGGGCAATGGCATCACAGACAGCTTTGGGAACGCACTGCCTCAGCAGGGCCAGGGAGcatggaaactgaggcacaagaccCCCACTGTCACcacaggcagggcaaggcaccaggcagggcaggcagccctGGGGTCCCTGTGCCAGCGCTGAGCCGTGCCCCGCTCCCGCAGGAGCACTCCGAGGAGGGCCGTGCCAGCATCTACCGCTCCGTCATCATCAACACCTCCAAGGAGATGATGTGCTTCAGCGACTTCCCCATCCCCGAGGACTTCCCCAACTACATGCACAACTCCAAGATCATGGAGTATTTCCGCATGTACGCCCAGCACTTCCACCTGCTCCGCCACATCCGCTTCAGGGTGAGtgatgggggaactggggagcggTGGGGCTGAGGGGCACAGGGTACCTGACGCCTGCTGTCCCCGTGCCCAGACCAGCGTGTGCCGCGTTTCCAAATGCCCCGACTTTGCCACCACGGGCCAGTGGGAGGTGGTGACAGAGAGCGAGGGGAAGCAGGAGGCGGCCGTCTTCGATGCCGTGCTGGTGTGCACCGGGCACCACTGCGAGGCACATCTCCCGCTGAGCTCCTTCCCAGGTACAGCGCCACAGGCCACTCACCTGCTGCCTTGGTCCTTTGGGATCACCCTCCTCTCCAGCTTAGCCCCTATCCACTCCAGCTACTGTCAAAAATGCCTCCACAGGTTAATGCACCAGGTGAGACTGCATGTGCATGCTGCTATCCCACCCATCTTGGTGGTCCGTCCATGGTGGCTTTTATCCTGCCGTCAGTTCTTGACCAAAGTGCCCTGCTGGCATGTGCCAGTGCTGTCAGCTCACCTCTCCCTCCAAAAACATGCCAGCAGGATGCTCAGGGCCACACTGAGCATCTCCCAGGCTGGAGATTTCACCACCTCTCCATGCACCATCCCAGGGCTGCATCGCTCCCACTGGTCACATTGTTCCAAGCCTGTTCCCAAAACACACAACTGGTCAAACCAGGGGGACAGTCATCCCCTGTCCCACATCCCTGCCTGGTATGGCTTCCCTCTCTCTTCCAGGGCTGGAAAAGTTTGAGGGCTGGTACCTGCACAGCCGAGACTACAAGAGCCCGCAGTCCTTTTCGGGAAAGCGGGTGGTTGTGGTCGGTGCCGGGAACTCAGGCGTTGACATCGCAGTGGAGCTGAgccacacagcagagcaggtgcgCTGGGAGAGCCCCCGTGGCTCGGGGGATTATTATTCAGACCCCAGAGGGCACCAGGCAACTCCCTGCCATCCCACAGGCTACcctccctccagcagcacccagcgCCAAGCACCCCATCCCCTCTCGATGGGGGTGGTTGTTGAAGTCCCAGCAGACGTGCCTGCATCCCTCTCCAAGGAGCATGGCAGGGGCCCAGCCTGGTCCAAAGGATGCTaccacaccaccaccccccatCTCCTTCCTCCCAGGTCTTCCTCAGCACCAAGCGCGGGACCTGGGTGCTGCACCGGCTGGCAGATGGTGGGTACCCCTTTGACTTCTCCTACATCAGGCGCTccatacagctcctccgcagcctGGTGCCTCACAACGTCAGCAACTTTTTCCTGGAGAGGAAGCTCAACACCCGCTTCGACCATGCACTCTATGGCCTCCAGCCCCGGCACCGGTGAGTGTCCCAGCAGCACCCCGGGAACCTGCCCCAGTGCCTGGGCCCCACACAACATCTGTCTGTGCCTTCCAGGATCTTTGAGCAGCACCTGACTGTCAACGATGACCTGCCAAACCGCATCATTTCGGGCAGGGTGCTGGTGAAGCCAAACATTCAAGAGTTCACAGAGACGTCTGCCATCTTTGAGGATGGCACCAAGGAAGACATCGACACTGTGGTCTTTGCCACAGGATacagcttctccttccccttcctggAGGGCTGTGTGAAGGTGGTGGAGAACCAGATCCCCCTCTACAAATTCATGTTCCCTCCTGACTTGGAGAAGCCGACATTGGCTTTCATCGGCTTCATCCAGCCCCTGGGTGCCATCATGCCCATCTCCGAGCTCCAGTGTCGCTGGGCCACCCGTGTCTTCAAGGGTAAGCAAGGCAAACCTCCCCCtgtggctgcagcatgagcctgcacccctggagccagggcagatgCTGCCCAGGTGTGTTTGGGAGGGAGCAGCCAGCTGTGCCATCCTGGTTGCAGGCGATGGCATGACCAGTTTGCAGCCATTGTGGTGAGCTGGGCTTTTGCCTGAGCAGTGCAGGGACACTCATACCCTGAGCCTCATGGGCTCTTCTGTCCCATCCTGAGGAGCCTGGACATGCTTCAGGTGCCCCGTTGCCCATCATAGCAGTGCTGGCAGGGGCACAGCACCCAGGCAACAGTAGCACTGTAATGTTGCCAGCGGGGTGCAGCACCCCCACACTGTGTCTCGTCCTACGTAGGGCTGAACACGCTGCCCCCACGGCAGGACATGGAGGCTGACATCAGACAGAAGAGGGACGCAATGGCAAAGCAGTAAGACTCACCTCGGGAACAGGGAAGGGGCTGGTTTGGACATAGCTGTTTGTGGGCACCTGTCCTGTCCTGTGGCTGTGTCCTGGCACATTTggtcatgcccacagacagcagggATGTGCCTGACTGCACCGCTCCCACCCCACTGTCGTTACCCGTGGCGGTCCATCCTGGACTGCCTTGCTACTGCGTGGGGCATCTGCTGGTTCTGCTTCCAGTACCAAcctgccctccctgcccgcaGGTACGTGAGGAGCCAGCGGCACACCATCCAGGTGGATTACATCCCCTACATGGATGAGCTCGCCTGTCAGGTGGGCGTCAAGCCCAACCTGCTCGCCCTCTTCCTCACCGACCCCAAGCTGGCGCTGGAGGTGgcctttgggccctgcacaccgTACCAGTACCGCCTGCGGGGCCCAGGCCGGTGGGCTGGTGCCAGGGAGGCCATCCTCACCCAGCACCAGCGCATTATCAAACCCCTGCAGACACGGCACGTGGAGGAGCAAGCATCATCCCCAGCTGTGCCCATCATCTTCAAGCTGGTCGGGGCCGTGGCCATCCTTGCCATCATTTTTGCTTACCTGTAGGTGCCCTACAAGTGTAGGAAGGGAGGCTTTATGATGTG comes from Patagioenas fasciata isolate bPatFas1 chromosome 6, bPatFas1.hap1, whole genome shotgun sequence and encodes:
- the LOC136103950 gene encoding flavin-containing monooxygenase 5-like isoform X2; the protein is MYLSPLGSPCRAYKRVRSQLRAEQGRQCCQCCLVAVPVLILLSGRDAAVEGTMAKRVAIIGAGSSGLCAIKACLQEGLEPVCFERTGDIGGLWRFEEHSEEGRASIYRSVIINTSKEMMCFSDFPIPEDFPNYMHNSKIMEYFRMYAQHFHLLRHIRFRTSVCRVSKCPDFATTGQWEVVTESEGKQEAAVFDAVLVCTGHHCEAHLPLSSFPGIKTFKGRYLHSRDYKDAQDFTDKRVVVIGIGNSGSDLAVEISQTAKQVFLSTRRGAWIFNRVGDRGYPMDIIFLTRLNMVLKQLLGLSVASKFAENQLNARFDHSHYGVKPKHRIFEQHPTVNDDLPNRIISGRVLVKPNIQEFTETSAIFEDGTKEDIDTVVFATGYSFSFPFLEGCVKVVENQIPLYKFMFPPDLEKPTLAFIGFIQPLGAIMPISELQCRWATRVFKGLNTLPPRQDMEADIRQKRDAMAKQYVRSQRHTIQVDYIPYMDELACQVGVKPNLLALFLTDPKLALEVAFGPCTPYQYRLRGPGRWAGAREAILTQHQRIIKPLQTRHVEEQASSPAVPIIFKLVGAVAILAIIFAYL
- the LOC136103950 gene encoding flavin-containing monooxygenase 5-like isoform X1, which gives rise to MYLSPLGSPCRAYKRVRSQLRAEQGRQCCQCCLVAVPVLILLSDQGNPEETLPTAGHGYRSVRAPRRLPACRRHRGGRDAAVEGTMAKRVAIIGAGSSGLCAIKACLQEGLEPVCFERTGDIGGLWRFEEHSEEGRASIYRSVIINTSKEMMCFSDFPIPEDFPNYMHNSKIMEYFRMYAQHFHLLRHIRFRTSVCRVSKCPDFATTGQWEVVTESEGKQEAAVFDAVLVCTGHHCEAHLPLSSFPGIKTFKGRYLHSRDYKDAQDFTDKRVVVIGIGNSGSDLAVEISQTAKQVFLSTRRGAWIFNRVGDRGYPMDIIFLTRLNMVLKQLLGLSVASKFAENQLNARFDHSHYGVKPKHRIFEQHPTVNDDLPNRIISGRVLVKPNIQEFTETSAIFEDGTKEDIDTVVFATGYSFSFPFLEGCVKVVENQIPLYKFMFPPDLEKPTLAFIGFIQPLGAIMPISELQCRWATRVFKGLNTLPPRQDMEADIRQKRDAMAKQYVRSQRHTIQVDYIPYMDELACQVGVKPNLLALFLTDPKLALEVAFGPCTPYQYRLRGPGRWAGAREAILTQHQRIIKPLQTRHVEEQASSPAVPIIFKLVGAVAILAIIFAYL
- the LOC136103950 gene encoding flavin-containing monooxygenase 5-like isoform X3, with protein sequence MAKRVAIIGAGSSGLCAIKACLQEGLEPVCFERTGDIGGLWRFEEHSEEGRASIYRSVIINTSKEMMCFSDFPIPEDFPNYMHNSKIMEYFRMYAQHFHLLRHIRFRTSVCRVSKCPDFATTGQWEVVTESEGKQEAAVFDAVLVCTGHHCEAHLPLSSFPGIKTFKGRYLHSRDYKDAQDFTDKRVVVIGIGNSGSDLAVEISQTAKQVFLSTRRGAWIFNRVGDRGYPMDIIFLTRLNMVLKQLLGLSVASKFAENQLNARFDHSHYGVKPKHRIFEQHPTVNDDLPNRIISGRVLVKPNIQEFTETSAIFEDGTKEDIDTVVFATGYSFSFPFLEGCVKVVENQIPLYKFMFPPDLEKPTLAFIGFIQPLGAIMPISELQCRWATRVFKGLNTLPPRQDMEADIRQKRDAMAKQYVRSQRHTIQVDYIPYMDELACQVGVKPNLLALFLTDPKLALEVAFGPCTPYQYRLRGPGRWAGAREAILTQHQRIIKPLQTRHVEEQASSPAVPIIFKLVGAVAILAIIFAYL
- the LOC136103625 gene encoding flavin-containing monooxygenase 5-like, with the protein product MAALRVAIIGAGASGLCALKSCLDEGLVPTCFERSGDIGGLWRFEEHSEEGRASIYRSVIINTSKEMMCFSDFPIPEDFPNYMHNSKIMEYFRMYAQHFHLLRHIRFRTSVCRVSKCPDFATTGQWEVVTESEGKQEAAVFDAVLVCTGHHCEAHLPLSSFPGLEKFEGWYLHSRDYKSPQSFSGKRVVVVGAGNSGVDIAVELSHTAEQVFLSTKRGTWVLHRLADGGYPFDFSYIRRSIQLLRSLVPHNVSNFFLERKLNTRFDHALYGLQPRHRIFEQHLTVNDDLPNRIISGRVLVKPNIQEFTETSAIFEDGTKEDIDTVVFATGYSFSFPFLEGCVKVVENQIPLYKFMFPPDLEKPTLAFIGFIQPLGAIMPISELQCRWATRVFKGLNTLPPRQDMEADIRQKRDAMAKQYVRSQRHTIQVDYIPYMDELACQVGVKPNLLALFLTDPKLALEVAFGPCTPYQYRLRGPGRWAGAREAILTQHQRIIKPLQTRHVEEQASSPAVPIIFKLVGAVAILAIIFAYL